A window of Cellulomonas fimi contains these coding sequences:
- a CDS encoding ATP-binding cassette domain-containing protein: MSTSVLDPARVGRGSGDDTGPLAVRTEGLTKRFRGGQVAVDDLALRVPRGAVYGFLGPNGSGKTTTIRMLLGLVRPTAGAAWLLDAPVPEASASVLPRVGALVEGPAFHPYLSGRDNLARLEAADATADPRTADRRAAEALDRVGLSAAAEKRYRQYSLGMKQRLGLAAALLRPRDLLVLDEPTNGLDPQGTREVRHLVRELADGGTTVLVSSHLLAEIEQVCTHVGIMRAGRMVLQGDRSVLVARGVSRLRVTTTTGLAGAAARVLDTLGLDEVAVDGLQVDALLGDVPPEKASAALVAAGVDLVGFEVRHPSLEEIFVELTGEGFDVAR; this comes from the coding sequence GTGAGCACCTCGGTGCTCGACCCCGCGCGGGTCGGTCGGGGGTCCGGTGACGACACCGGGCCCCTGGCCGTGCGCACGGAGGGGCTGACGAAGCGGTTCCGCGGCGGGCAGGTCGCGGTCGACGACCTGGCGCTGCGCGTGCCGCGCGGGGCGGTCTACGGGTTCCTCGGGCCCAACGGGTCGGGCAAGACGACGACGATCCGCATGCTGCTCGGCCTCGTGCGGCCCACCGCGGGCGCGGCGTGGTTGCTGGACGCGCCCGTGCCGGAGGCGTCGGCGTCGGTGCTCCCGCGCGTCGGGGCGCTCGTCGAGGGGCCGGCGTTCCACCCCTACCTGTCCGGCCGGGACAACCTGGCCCGGCTGGAGGCGGCGGACGCGACCGCCGACCCGCGCACCGCCGACCGGCGCGCGGCGGAGGCGCTCGACCGCGTCGGGCTGTCCGCTGCCGCGGAGAAGCGGTACCGGCAGTACTCGCTCGGCATGAAGCAGCGGCTCGGGCTGGCCGCGGCTCTCCTGCGCCCGCGGGACCTGCTGGTGCTCGACGAGCCGACGAACGGGCTCGACCCGCAGGGCACGCGCGAGGTCCGGCACCTCGTGCGCGAGCTCGCCGACGGGGGCACGACCGTGCTCGTCTCGTCGCACCTGCTCGCCGAGATCGAGCAGGTCTGCACGCACGTCGGGATCATGCGCGCGGGGCGGATGGTCCTCCAGGGCGACCGGTCGGTGCTCGTCGCGCGCGGCGTGTCGCGGCTGCGGGTGACGACGACCACCGGGCTCGCGGGAGCGGCCGCGCGCGTGCTCGACACGCTGGGTCTCGACGAGGTCGCCGTCGACGGGCTCCAGGTCGACGCGCTGCTCGGCGACGTGCCGCCCGAGAAGGCGTCGGCCGCGCTCGTCGCGGCCGGGGTCGACCTCGTCGGGTTCGAGGTGCGGCACCCGAGCCTGGAGGAGATCTTCGTCGAGCTCACCGGGGAGGGCTTCGATGTCGCACGCTGA
- a CDS encoding S-ribosylhomocysteine lyase yields the protein MNVESFNLDHRTVAAPYVRLADQKVLPAGDVIQKYDVRFTQPNRGHLEMPAVHSLEHLFAEHSRNHSDRVIDFSPMGCQTGFYLILQGEWAYDDVLDLVQSTLEDVVQATEVPAANEVQCGWGANHTLEGAQEAARAFLAERAGWSTVTA from the coding sequence ATGAACGTCGAGTCCTTCAACCTCGACCACCGCACCGTCGCCGCGCCCTACGTGCGCCTCGCGGACCAGAAGGTCCTGCCCGCGGGGGACGTGATCCAGAAGTACGACGTGCGCTTCACGCAGCCCAACCGGGGCCACCTGGAGATGCCGGCGGTGCACTCGCTCGAGCACCTGTTCGCGGAGCACTCGCGCAACCACTCGGACCGCGTGATCGACTTCTCGCCGATGGGCTGCCAGACCGGCTTCTACCTGATCCTGCAGGGCGAGTGGGCGTACGACGACGTGCTGGACCTCGTGCAGTCGACGCTCGAGGACGTCGTCCAGGCGACCGAGGTGCCCGCCGCCAACGAGGTGCAGTGCGGCTGGGGCGCGAACCACACGCTCGAGGGTGCGCAGGAGGCCGCGCGCGCGTTCCTCGCGGAGCGCGCCGGCTGGAGCACGGTGACCGCGTGA
- a CDS encoding CHAT domain-containing protein has product MNAGAFGGRVAGPDHLAARGPVMDEYADLEIQLYRKDDVTYGIWPALTLPRSDADARLDGDSAGFVAHIDPDALRDLDPTEYGRALGKGLFGGGFGAAFRQAVQTASSNGVRLRVRLVVDPAPEAAALHGVLWETLRDPDDDRTLLTDENVLFSRFLGSRDWRPVRPRSRGDLRALVVVASPTDVGEYAPQGRGGLAPLDVEAELERARTALGDMAVTVLPGEATPTAANLVAQLRRGYDVVYLVCHGYLQHHEPVLLLVDDDGAGAPMLGSDLVQQLGELSRTPGLVFLASCRSAGEGEDARSDDAGVLAALGPRLAAAGVPAVVAMQGDVTMATAGTFASAFFRSLDSDGLVDRACAVGRAAVRDRDDWWVPTLFMRLRSGRMWYDSGGSQGLFEKWPSVVRDIEDEKCTPIVGPGISDLLLGSRQEVARAWANRYRFPMAPHNRESLPQVAQYLAINQSRSFPRSELEQHVRRTVIERFGDEIPEPLRTGRPPIEDVLAAGWHALRDRGAIEPYSVLADLTAPVYITTQPTRLLANALEAAGKQPEIELCRWNDDIEWPESVYEREPGYRPTVQRPLVYHLLGLLEVPESLVLTEDDYFDYLIGVTQNRELVPRHVRGALTRTALMFVGFRLDEWDFRVLYRSVMNYEGKSANDHTHVAVQIDPEEGSTSDPVRARAYLEGYFRDGARVSLYWGSTERFVKELHDQWGSR; this is encoded by the coding sequence GTGAACGCCGGCGCCTTCGGGGGCAGGGTCGCCGGGCCCGACCACCTGGCCGCGCGGGGGCCCGTGATGGACGAGTACGCCGATCTCGAGATCCAGCTGTACCGCAAGGACGACGTCACCTACGGCATCTGGCCCGCCCTCACGCTGCCGCGCAGCGACGCGGACGCGCGCCTCGACGGCGACAGCGCGGGCTTCGTCGCGCACATCGACCCCGACGCGCTGCGGGACCTCGACCCGACGGAGTACGGCCGCGCGCTCGGCAAGGGACTGTTCGGCGGCGGGTTCGGTGCCGCGTTCCGGCAGGCGGTGCAGACCGCGTCGAGCAACGGGGTGCGGCTGCGCGTGCGGCTCGTCGTCGACCCGGCACCCGAGGCCGCGGCCCTGCACGGCGTGCTCTGGGAGACGCTGCGCGACCCCGACGACGACCGCACGCTCCTCACGGACGAGAACGTGCTGTTCTCGCGGTTCCTCGGCAGCCGTGACTGGCGCCCGGTGCGGCCGCGCTCGCGCGGCGACCTGCGTGCGCTCGTCGTCGTCGCGTCGCCCACGGACGTCGGCGAGTACGCCCCGCAGGGCCGGGGTGGGCTCGCACCGCTCGACGTCGAGGCCGAGCTCGAGCGCGCGAGGACGGCGCTCGGCGACATGGCCGTCACGGTGCTCCCCGGGGAGGCGACACCGACGGCGGCGAACCTCGTCGCCCAGCTCCGGCGCGGGTACGACGTCGTCTACCTGGTCTGCCACGGCTACCTGCAGCACCACGAGCCCGTGCTGCTGCTCGTCGACGACGACGGTGCGGGCGCACCGATGCTGGGCAGCGACCTCGTGCAGCAGCTTGGTGAGCTGTCCCGCACGCCGGGCCTCGTGTTCCTCGCGTCGTGCCGCAGCGCGGGCGAGGGCGAGGACGCGCGGTCCGACGACGCGGGCGTGCTGGCGGCCCTGGGACCGCGGCTCGCGGCGGCGGGCGTCCCCGCGGTCGTCGCGATGCAGGGCGACGTGACCATGGCGACGGCCGGCACGTTCGCGTCCGCGTTCTTCCGCAGCCTCGACAGCGACGGGCTCGTCGACCGCGCGTGCGCCGTGGGGCGTGCGGCGGTGCGCGACCGGGACGACTGGTGGGTCCCGACGCTGTTCATGCGGCTGCGCAGCGGGCGCATGTGGTACGACTCGGGCGGCTCGCAGGGGCTGTTCGAGAAGTGGCCGTCGGTCGTGCGTGACATCGAGGACGAGAAGTGCACACCGATCGTCGGGCCCGGGATCAGCGACCTGCTGCTCGGGTCGCGGCAGGAGGTCGCGCGCGCCTGGGCGAACCGTTACCGGTTCCCGATGGCGCCGCACAACCGCGAGAGCCTCCCGCAGGTCGCGCAGTACCTGGCGATCAACCAGAGCCGGTCGTTCCCGCGCTCGGAGCTCGAACAGCACGTGCGGCGGACCGTGATCGAGCGGTTCGGCGACGAGATCCCCGAGCCCTTGCGCACCGGGCGCCCGCCCATCGAGGACGTGCTCGCGGCCGGCTGGCACGCGCTGCGCGACCGCGGCGCGATCGAGCCGTACTCCGTGCTCGCCGACCTCACGGCGCCCGTCTACATCACGACGCAGCCCACCCGGCTGCTCGCGAACGCCCTGGAGGCCGCGGGCAAGCAGCCCGAGATCGAGCTCTGCCGGTGGAACGACGACATCGAGTGGCCCGAGTCCGTGTACGAGCGCGAGCCCGGGTACCGGCCGACCGTGCAACGGCCGCTCGTCTACCACCTGCTCGGGCTGCTGGAGGTGCCCGAGTCGCTCGTGCTCACCGAGGACGACTACTTCGACTACCTCATCGGCGTCACGCAGAACCGCGAGCTCGTGCCCCGGCACGTGCGCGGCGCGCTCACCCGCACCGCGCTCATGTTCGTCGGGTTCCGGCTCGACGAGTGGGACTTCCGCGTGCTGTACCGCAGCGTCATGAACTACGAGGGCAAGTCCGCGAACGACCACACCCACGTGGCCGTGCAGATCGACCCCGAGGAGGGGTCCACGAGCGACCCGGTCCGCGCCCGCGCGTACCTCGAGGGCTACTTCCGCGACGGCGCGCGCGTGAGCCTGTACTGGGGCAGCACCGAGCGGTTCGTCAAGGAGCTGCACGACCAGTGGGGGTCCCGGTGA
- a CDS encoding winged helix DNA-binding domain-containing protein, which translates to MDAVEVAHRRLHGQHLSGPPLPDPTAVVRHLVASQAQEVPMSRWSLGMRSGTDDATVLAAVDEGRIVRTHALRATWHYLAAEDLRWVQALTGPRVRQVNRSVERQVGIDDEGVERTRRAVTAALRGGEHLTRAELGDVLARAGVEASGLRLAYLLMRLELDAVVASGAVRGAQQTYALVDGRVAEGPDLRGDDALAELTRRFFTGHGPAAEKDLAWWATLTLTQVRRGIALCDGALVEDEVDGVRVWSAPVPAPTPDPSPTAHVLQGYDEYGVAYTASRFVTNVAGLTIAPAGSNMVIAPLLLDGQVVGWWRRVAVRDGVVAQPRPARALTDAERAAVETAFASYARFAGLPVRVDWDA; encoded by the coding sequence ATGGACGCCGTCGAGGTCGCCCACCGCCGCCTCCACGGCCAGCACCTGTCGGGACCGCCGCTGCCCGACCCGACTGCCGTGGTCCGGCATCTCGTCGCGTCGCAGGCGCAGGAGGTGCCCATGTCGCGCTGGTCGCTCGGCATGCGCAGCGGCACCGACGACGCGACCGTCCTGGCCGCGGTCGACGAGGGACGCATCGTGCGCACGCACGCCCTGCGCGCCACCTGGCACTACCTCGCCGCCGAGGACCTGCGCTGGGTCCAGGCGCTGACCGGCCCGCGGGTCCGGCAGGTCAACCGGTCCGTCGAGCGGCAGGTCGGGATCGACGACGAGGGCGTCGAGCGCACCCGCCGCGCCGTCACCGCGGCGCTGCGCGGGGGAGAGCACCTGACCCGCGCGGAGCTCGGCGACGTCCTCGCGCGCGCGGGCGTCGAGGCGAGCGGGCTGCGGCTCGCGTACCTGCTGATGCGGCTCGAGCTCGACGCCGTGGTCGCGAGCGGAGCCGTCCGCGGCGCGCAGCAGACGTACGCGCTGGTCGACGGTCGCGTCGCCGAGGGGCCCGACCTGCGCGGCGACGACGCGCTCGCGGAGCTGACCCGGCGGTTCTTCACCGGGCACGGGCCGGCGGCGGAGAAGGACCTGGCGTGGTGGGCGACCCTGACGCTCACGCAGGTGCGACGCGGGATCGCGCTGTGCGACGGCGCGCTGGTCGAGGACGAGGTCGACGGCGTCCGGGTGTGGTCCGCGCCGGTCCCGGCGCCCACGCCCGACCCGTCGCCGACCGCGCACGTGCTGCAGGGCTACGACGAGTACGGCGTCGCCTACACCGCGAGCCGCTTCGTGACCAACGTCGCCGGCCTCACGATCGCCCCCGCGGGCTCGAACATGGTCATCGCGCCGCTGCTCCTCGACGGGCAGGTGGTCGGGTGGTGGCGGCGCGTCGCCGTCCGCGACGGGGTCGTCGCCCAGCCGCGGCCGGCGCGCGCGCTCACCGACGCCGAGCGCGCCGCCGTCGAGACGGCGTTCGCGTCGTACGCGCGCTTCGCCGGCCTGCCGGTGCGCGTCGACTGGGACGCCTGA
- a CDS encoding mycothiol transferase encodes MEVADLLVEALGRVGPVLHGAVEGLPPDGLTYRPDPGANSVAWLVWHAARGQDAQVAHVAGVEQVWTARGWAERFGLPFSARATGYGQSPDDVAAVDVPGDLLLGYYDEVAAQTAAYLQRLQPADLDQVVDESWDPPVTLGVRLVSIVDDDVQHAGQAAYVRGLWDRRADA; translated from the coding sequence ATGGAGGTCGCCGACCTGCTCGTCGAGGCCCTGGGCCGCGTCGGACCCGTGCTGCACGGCGCCGTGGAGGGGCTGCCGCCCGACGGGTTGACGTACCGCCCGGACCCGGGTGCGAACTCGGTCGCGTGGCTCGTCTGGCACGCGGCGCGCGGGCAGGACGCGCAGGTCGCGCACGTCGCGGGCGTCGAGCAGGTGTGGACGGCCCGCGGCTGGGCGGAGCGGTTCGGCCTGCCGTTCTCCGCGCGGGCGACCGGGTACGGGCAGTCGCCCGACGACGTCGCCGCGGTCGACGTGCCCGGCGACCTGCTGCTCGGCTACTACGACGAGGTCGCCGCGCAGACCGCCGCCTACCTGCAGCGCCTGCAGCCCGCCGACCTCGACCAGGTCGTCGACGAGTCGTGGGACCCGCCCGTGACGCTCGGCGTGCGGCTCGTCAGCATCGTCGACGACGACGTCCAGCACGCCGGCCAGGCCGCGTACGTCCGCGGGCTGTGGGACCGCCGCGCCGACGCGTGA
- a CDS encoding 5'-methylthioadenosine/adenosylhomocysteine nucleosidase — MIAVDAVVVTAMADEAAPFVARADFVGPVTRVGHAQHRMVTLAGRQVLLVVSGIGLVNAATAAAVAINATHPRALVSAGSAGGVGVEVRVGDVVVGSQYVYSGADARAFGYELGQVPGMPEVYAAEHALHDAATTAPVDLRVLSGTVLSGDAFIDASRVDAIRDAFPGALATDMESAALAHTSHLYGVPFLSVRGISDLCGPVANDDFLTHVDDAADRSAAVVIELLRAMADEPTPHLVP; from the coding sequence GTGATCGCCGTCGACGCCGTCGTCGTGACGGCCATGGCCGACGAGGCGGCGCCGTTCGTCGCGCGCGCCGACTTCGTCGGGCCGGTGACCCGCGTCGGGCACGCCCAGCACCGGATGGTCACGCTCGCCGGGCGGCAGGTGCTCCTCGTCGTGAGCGGCATCGGGCTCGTCAACGCGGCGACCGCGGCGGCCGTCGCGATCAACGCCACGCACCCCCGCGCGCTCGTGAGCGCGGGCAGCGCGGGCGGCGTCGGCGTCGAGGTGCGCGTCGGGGACGTCGTCGTCGGGTCGCAGTACGTGTACTCCGGCGCGGACGCGCGCGCGTTCGGCTACGAGCTCGGGCAGGTCCCGGGCATGCCCGAGGTGTACGCCGCCGAGCACGCGCTGCACGACGCCGCGACCACCGCGCCCGTCGACCTCCGAGTCCTGTCCGGCACCGTGCTGTCGGGCGACGCGTTCATCGACGCGTCCCGCGTGGACGCGATCCGGGACGCGTTCCCGGGCGCGCTCGCGACCGACATGGAGTCCGCGGCGCTCGCGCACACCAGCCACCTGTACGGCGTGCCGTTCCTGTCCGTGCGCGGCATCTCCGACCTGTGCGGGCCGGTCGCGAACGACGACTTCCTCACGCACGTCGACGACGCCGCGGACCGCTCCGCCGCCGTCGTCATCGAGCTGCTCCGCGCGATGGCCGACGAGCCCACGCCGCACCTCGTGCCCTGA
- a CDS encoding acylphosphatase, translating into MTRVARHVVVHGFVQGVGYRWSAAREAARLGVAGWVRNRSDGAVEAVVEGDADAVDAFVGWARQGPRGASVSSVDVTDEAPGHRVSFEIEP; encoded by the coding sequence ATGACGCGCGTGGCGCGGCACGTCGTCGTGCACGGGTTCGTGCAGGGCGTGGGGTACCGGTGGAGCGCGGCGCGCGAGGCCGCGCGGCTCGGCGTCGCCGGGTGGGTGCGGAACCGGTCCGACGGGGCCGTCGAGGCGGTCGTCGAGGGTGACGCGGACGCGGTCGACGCGTTCGTCGGCTGGGCGCGGCAGGGACCGCGCGGGGCGTCCGTGTCGTCGGTGGACGTGACCGACGAGGCGCCCGGCCACCGGGTGTCGTTCGAGATCGAGCCCTGA
- a CDS encoding ABC transporter permease, with product MTQTVATAAPPLRPVRGAFGRLLRSELRLVLGRRRNLVLLTGLGAVPLLLGLVVFFTRDTAMAGEGPGFIGRVTENGLFLVVASVFVCLPFLLPLTVGIASGDAVAGEASTGTLRYLLVTPVGRSRLLVVKAMGALAFVAAAVLAIAVVGLVAGALLFGLRDVVLLSGDTVPLAAGALRVAGIVAFVGLSMTGLVAVGLFFSTLTEVPVGAMAATVVVAIVSGVLDTLPALDAIRPGLLTHHWLDFAELLRISPDWGVVLGGLGVQAAWVAVFASLAWARFTTADVSS from the coding sequence ATGACCCAGACGGTCGCGACCGCCGCGCCGCCGCTGCGCCCGGTCCGCGGGGCGTTCGGCCGCCTGCTCCGGAGCGAGCTGCGGCTCGTGCTCGGCCGCCGGCGCAACCTCGTGCTGCTGACCGGGCTGGGCGCGGTGCCGCTGCTGCTCGGCCTCGTCGTGTTCTTCACGCGCGACACCGCCATGGCAGGCGAAGGACCCGGCTTCATCGGCCGCGTCACGGAGAACGGGCTGTTCCTCGTCGTCGCGTCCGTGTTCGTCTGCCTGCCGTTCCTGCTGCCGCTCACCGTCGGCATCGCGTCGGGCGACGCGGTCGCGGGCGAGGCGTCGACGGGCACGCTGCGCTACCTGCTCGTCACCCCCGTCGGACGCAGCCGCCTGCTGGTCGTCAAGGCGATGGGCGCGCTGGCGTTCGTCGCGGCCGCGGTCCTGGCGATCGCGGTCGTCGGGCTCGTCGCGGGCGCGCTGCTGTTCGGCCTGCGGGACGTCGTGCTGCTGTCCGGCGACACCGTGCCGCTCGCGGCGGGCGCGCTGCGCGTCGCGGGCATCGTCGCGTTCGTCGGGCTCTCCATGACGGGGCTCGTCGCGGTCGGGCTGTTCTTCTCGACGCTCACCGAGGTGCCCGTCGGCGCGATGGCCGCGACGGTCGTCGTCGCGATCGTGTCCGGCGTCCTCGACACGCTGCCCGCGCTCGACGCGATCCGGCCCGGGCTGCTCACGCACCACTGGCTGGACTTCGCCGAGCTCCTGCGCATCTCCCCCGACTGGGGCGTCGTGCTCGGGGGCCTCGGGGTGCAGGCCGCGTGGGTCGCCGTGTTCGCGTCGCTCGCGTGGGCGCGGTTCACGACGGCCGACGTCTCGTCCTGA
- a CDS encoding WD40 repeat domain-containing protein: protein MGVPVTGVLPDVRTGNPYVGPQSFRAGQHLYGRAVALDTLFNLVVAERIVLLYSPSGAGKSSLINAALIPELNREGLEVLPVVRVNTPHVATMQPPPRNRYLMSTLMSLESDVPEDQQVPLDRLRDMTLAEYLAQRPDQDGVPGNEVLVFDQFEEVLSLDPTDEDAKRAFFAQVGEALRAHRLWALFAIREDHLAALEPYLRAVPTRLRTRYRLDLLTADEAFDAVVRPAQDAGVEFRAEAAHALVDDLRQVRAQRLDGTVDVLGAYVEPVQLQLACTTIWARRDPGSAEITTSDGVAGGSVEQALADYYDARVAEAARVTDVREDVVRDWFERRLITPQGLRGQVLEGPLGTAEADAPILRELEHLIRAETRRQATWYELSHDRFIEPVRRSNARWRAQHLTGFEQAAALWDENGRQRRLLLTGSHLVSATRDVAARRRPLQPHEQQFLEASHALEADRRRDRRRRLWMRVLVLALAVLLVAAVGLYGQTQRLLGSATVDEARERSLFTALADLDQDTEKAARTAVDVGRDDLAGDEGLRTNARDLLHLAATTTPVLALLGTDEPVLALAQALDGGTVVTVDSAVTVWSREVDDAGRTSFARVDRILAGEEPLVADVSADGSVVVAGLADGTLVAWRRADGSTTRWAGTPGLHTVAVAPDGRTVVSLGPDASATVWAVDPGRRADRHRLFDVTAAAAGDEDATTAWPTAAAFSTDGRALATGDDTGTVHLWDVAAGLPRARVEAGESVQQLRFGADATTVGTSGASGAAVWDVASGTQLATVTDTGVSAFLLGPGLTTAYATAAWGEVRRYDVATGARDGSAFLPGTRLSGALPDETTPRQALVVASDGRTGLWQLQDDDDPQDADVSEGVAYTVRADGTVVRSGPDGLARETAVVEPDVPWTIDADESGGRVVTVTQDGAVHVWGTATGARLRDVPVVPDEPLVDDASVAGRLLALAVAGEVRLVDVDSGSVSGALQPAQDAVRVELLPDASAAVVAYAEPGEPAPGTSTVAVGEVVPTAGGVPVRLRMPLAADDRPSDVAVGSGARQVAVTTEGGVLALFDRTTGRLMWRTTLPHLRPRTLAFTHDGLVVAAGERGVDVVDARRGRVLREIPTNEWVDVATVEGRAGDVVVTLWGGRVVEVPPDDRGLVDRVASRLVGLE, encoded by the coding sequence GTGGGGGTCCCGGTGACGGGCGTCCTGCCCGACGTGCGGACCGGCAACCCGTACGTCGGGCCCCAGTCGTTCCGCGCCGGGCAGCACCTGTACGGCCGGGCCGTCGCGCTCGACACGCTGTTCAACCTCGTGGTCGCCGAGCGCATCGTGCTGCTCTACTCCCCCTCCGGCGCGGGCAAGTCGTCGCTCATCAACGCCGCGCTCATCCCCGAGCTGAACCGCGAGGGGCTCGAGGTGCTGCCCGTCGTCCGCGTCAACACCCCGCACGTCGCGACCATGCAGCCGCCGCCGCGCAACCGGTACCTCATGAGCACCCTCATGTCGCTCGAGTCGGACGTGCCCGAGGACCAGCAGGTCCCGCTCGACCGGCTGCGCGACATGACGCTCGCCGAGTACCTCGCGCAGCGACCCGACCAGGACGGTGTGCCCGGCAACGAGGTCCTCGTCTTCGACCAGTTCGAGGAGGTCCTCAGCCTTGACCCGACCGACGAGGACGCCAAGCGCGCGTTCTTCGCGCAGGTCGGCGAGGCGCTGCGCGCCCACCGGCTGTGGGCGCTGTTCGCGATCCGCGAGGACCACCTCGCCGCGCTCGAGCCCTACCTGCGCGCCGTGCCGACCCGGCTGCGCACCCGCTACCGCCTCGACCTGCTGACCGCCGACGAGGCGTTCGACGCGGTCGTGCGGCCCGCGCAGGACGCGGGCGTCGAGTTCCGCGCCGAGGCCGCGCACGCGCTCGTCGACGACCTGCGCCAGGTCCGCGCGCAACGGCTCGACGGCACCGTCGACGTCCTCGGCGCGTACGTCGAACCGGTCCAGCTCCAGCTCGCGTGCACCACCATCTGGGCCCGCCGCGACCCCGGGAGCGCCGAGATCACGACGTCCGACGGTGTCGCCGGCGGGTCCGTCGAGCAGGCGCTCGCCGACTACTACGACGCGCGCGTCGCCGAGGCGGCCCGGGTCACCGACGTGCGCGAGGACGTCGTGCGCGACTGGTTCGAGCGCCGCCTCATCACCCCGCAGGGGCTCCGCGGCCAGGTGCTCGAAGGGCCGCTCGGGACGGCCGAGGCCGACGCCCCGATCCTGCGCGAGCTCGAGCACCTCATCCGCGCCGAGACCCGCCGCCAGGCGACCTGGTACGAGCTGTCGCACGACCGCTTCATCGAGCCCGTCCGGCGCAGCAACGCCCGCTGGCGCGCCCAGCACCTCACGGGGTTCGAGCAGGCCGCCGCGCTGTGGGACGAGAACGGCCGGCAGCGTCGCCTGCTGCTCACCGGGAGCCACCTCGTGTCCGCGACGAGGGACGTCGCGGCCCGCCGCCGACCCCTGCAGCCGCACGAGCAGCAGTTCCTCGAGGCGTCGCACGCCCTGGAGGCCGACCGGCGGCGCGACCGGCGACGGCGGCTCTGGATGCGGGTCCTCGTCCTCGCGCTCGCGGTCCTCCTCGTCGCCGCCGTCGGGCTCTACGGCCAGACGCAGCGGCTGCTCGGCAGCGCGACCGTCGACGAGGCGCGCGAACGCAGCCTGTTCACCGCACTGGCCGACCTCGACCAGGACACCGAGAAGGCCGCCCGGACCGCCGTCGACGTCGGGCGCGACGACCTCGCCGGGGACGAGGGGCTGCGGACGAACGCACGCGACCTCCTCCACCTCGCCGCGACGACGACGCCCGTGCTCGCCCTGCTCGGCACCGACGAGCCCGTACTGGCGCTCGCGCAGGCCCTCGACGGCGGGACGGTCGTCACCGTCGACTCGGCCGTGACGGTCTGGTCACGCGAGGTCGACGACGCCGGCCGGACCTCGTTCGCCCGCGTCGACCGCATCCTCGCGGGCGAGGAGCCGCTCGTCGCCGACGTGAGCGCCGACGGGTCCGTCGTCGTCGCGGGCCTCGCGGACGGCACGCTCGTCGCGTGGCGGCGGGCCGACGGGTCGACGACGCGCTGGGCGGGCACACCCGGTCTGCACACCGTCGCGGTCGCGCCCGACGGCCGGACCGTCGTCTCGCTCGGGCCCGACGCGTCCGCGACGGTGTGGGCGGTGGACCCCGGGCGCCGCGCGGACCGGCACCGCCTGTTCGACGTGACCGCCGCGGCAGCCGGCGACGAGGACGCCACGACGGCGTGGCCGACGGCCGCCGCGTTCAGCACCGACGGCCGCGCGCTCGCCACGGGCGACGACACCGGCACCGTGCACCTGTGGGACGTCGCCGCGGGCCTCCCGCGCGCACGGGTCGAGGCGGGCGAGAGCGTGCAGCAGCTGCGGTTCGGCGCCGACGCGACGACGGTCGGCACGTCGGGCGCGTCCGGCGCGGCGGTGTGGGACGTCGCGTCCGGCACGCAGCTCGCGACCGTGACCGACACGGGAGTCTCCGCGTTCCTGCTCGGACCGGGCCTGACGACCGCGTACGCGACCGCCGCGTGGGGCGAGGTGCGGCGGTACGACGTCGCGACCGGCGCGCGCGACGGGTCCGCGTTCCTGCCGGGCACCCGCCTCAGCGGTGCGCTGCCCGACGAGACGACACCGCGGCAGGCGCTCGTCGTGGCCTCCGACGGCCGCACGGGCCTCTGGCAGCTCCAGGACGACGACGACCCGCAGGACGCCGACGTCTCGGAGGGCGTCGCCTACACCGTCCGCGCGGACGGCACCGTCGTGCGCAGCGGGCCCGACGGCCTCGCGCGCGAGACGGCCGTCGTCGAGCCCGACGTCCCGTGGACGATCGACGCCGACGAGTCCGGCGGCCGCGTCGTGACCGTGACGCAGGACGGCGCCGTGCACGTGTGGGGCACCGCGACCGGTGCGCGCCTGCGCGACGTGCCCGTGGTGCCCGACGAGCCGCTCGTGGACGACGCGAGCGTCGCCGGGCGGCTGCTCGCGCTCGCCGTCGCGGGCGAGGTCCGGCTGGTCGACGTCGACTCCGGGTCGGTCTCCGGGGCGCTCCAGCCGGCGCAGGACGCGGTCCGGGTGGAGCTGCTGCCCGACGCGTCCGCCGCGGTCGTCGCGTACGCCGAGCCCGGCGAGCCCGCCCCGGGGACGTCGACGGTGGCGGTCGGCGAGGTCGTGCCCACCGCGGGCGGCGTGCCGGTGCGGCTGCGGATGCCGCTCGCCGCGGACGACCGGCCGTCGGACGTGGCCGTCGGCTCCGGCGCCCGGCAGGTGGCCGTGACCACGGAGGGCGGCGTGCTCGCGCTGTTCGACCGGACGACCGGTCGGCTCATGTGGCGCACGACGCTGCCGCACCTGCGGCCGCGGACCCTGGCGTTCACGCACGACGGCCTGGTGGTCGCGGCGGGTGAGCGCGGGGTCGACGTCGTCGACGCGCGACGGGGGCGCGTGCTCCGGGAGATCCCGACGAACGAGTGGGTCGACGTGGCGACCGTCGAGGGCCGGGCCGGGGACGTCGTCGTGACGCTGTGGGGCGGCCGTGTCGTCGAGGTGCCGCCCGACGACCGCGGGCTCGTGGACCGCGTCGCGTCGCGGCTCGTCGGGCTGGAGTGA